The sequence below is a genomic window from Salicibibacter cibarius.
TATACGCAGAAAGTTGGGGTTCTTATAGGGGATGGTTTTAACGGGAATGAGGTCACTCATACGATGAACGTGTTACAAGAGTACGGGGTTTTTGTCGATATCGTAAGTGAATCGCTTGGGACTGTGACTGGGGATGATGGCACACAAATCAAGGTTGATAAAACCTTTGATACAACGAACGCCGTCCTTTTAGATGCCCTTTATGTTGTGGGGGGAAAAGCGAACAACCAGGCAAAATTTGATGACGACATTGTTACATTTATCAGAGAAACATTCAAACACTTTAAACCGATCGGCATTGCAACAACCGGACAATCTTATTTTTATGCCCAAGATCCCAAAGCTTATCCTGGTGTTGTCTTTGCTTCCCATAATCCTGATTTCGGGCATGAATTTGTCTCTGCCATCGCCCAACAACGTTTCTGGAGTCGAAAGGTGTATTAGGTTTTGTTCCATTTAGATGAAAAGAGTAGCGCTGGCTACTCTTTTTTACGTCGACGAGCTTCTATGAATACAAATACATTATCAATTTTTCTCTAGCTTATTTGAGCAACATTAAGACTATCTCTCAAGCCAGTCAAGAATTCAATCTCCGGTAGATCAGTTAAAGTAACAATAATAGGAAAAATGTCATATTTAGTAGTTTGATTTTATAGGCGATAAGTTTTTGAACTTGAATCAAAAAAGGTTGGTTGATCCCTCATCCGTTCACCATGGTAAACCTGACTAATGAAGATTAATAGATAAAGGTCAATAATCTATAATAAGATACGTCAAGAAAAATTACAAAACTTAATTATCGGTGTGTATAACGATAATTGAGATTTTCCGTTATGCCTTGAGCACCTGCTTCTTAGCAGCGTTCATCACTGCCAATAACGAAGAAAAACCATCAGTTTTGGTGTTTCACGATTAGTCACCGTTATCCAAACATTTGCTTTTTGTATGAGAGGGCAAGGGTGATTTTCAGGGGAAAGGCTACGGTGCCGATATTCTTCGAATTGCAGTTTTTTCACATGGAAAGTTCGCGCGTTGCATTTTTCCACATCGTTTTCCAACAACTCTTCCAAATCATAAGCTGGATAATCACTTCTTTCGTGCATGAAATGAAAGACTTTTCGCGTGCAAATCAATCGCGCTGTACAGCTGTTTTTTCAATATGTCCCGTAATATCCAATTTTTCAGCCGTACGGCTTATCCGTTGGCATACCTTCTCCCTATAAGTGGCTCCAGCTTCGTTCTGCCGAATCACCTGTGCTTCATACCCTCAGACCTGTTAACGGCATGTAGGATTTGTTGAAGGATGGTTTCGGGAAACATGGTTCCGTCATTCCCATCTTTCATTGTAAAGTTGGAATTACGTTAAAATTCCCTGCATGTTCACGCTTCAAAGCGTTTATAATAGAACTTGTCGCGCGCGCTCTTTTCTTGAATAGTGAATGTGGTGGGATGTGTGTATTCCATAAGTGACATAAAGGCGAGTGAACCTCTCCACCTAAATCAAAGATTTTGATGGAGCTTCCCTATTCACAGACGATGGCTTTGTTCTATGTGAACCGAGTCTTACATCATCTCCCAGGGCTTTGTTTTATACTGATCGGACAGGACCTTGCCCTACAGTCGAAACCATGTATTTATACAGTTGGACACAAACCCAAAAGGTCCCGTCCAACTTTTTCAATATTGATGGCCGCATTGTGGTCGCGGTCTAAAACTGTTCCACATGACTTGCATACATGCGTGCGAACGGACAGGGCCTTTTTCACACGCTTCCCACAGCTGGAACAGTCTTGACTCGTATAATGGGCTTTAATTTTGACGAGTGTTCCACCATTATTGTTACACTTGTACTCGAGCTTACGACAAAAAGCACCCCAACCAGCGTCATGAATCGACTTTGCCAAATGGCGGTTTTTCACCATATTTTGAATCTTTAAGTCTTCTACAAAAACGACTTTATACATTTTCGAAAGGTGATAACTTCGTTTATGGAGAAAATCACGCCGTTGGTTCGCAATTTTTATGTGCAGTTGCTGCACGTTTTGACGTTGTTTCTTCCAGTTATTTGAACCTTGCGTCATTCGGGAAAGTTTCTTTTGTGCTCGTTTCAGTTTCTTTTCTGCTTTCAAAAGGAATCTCGGATTTTCGACGTTGGTCCCATCCGATAGCACGGCAAACTTATGAATCCCAACATCAACGCCTGTGGATTGAACGGGAAAATCAACCGTTTCGTTTACGTGTCTTTCGACGCTGAAGATCGCAAACCAACGATGACCTTGGCGTTTGATCGAGACTTGTTTCACCTTTCCTTCTATTGGGCGGTGAAAGTTTACATAGACTGATCCGAGTTTTGAAATAAGAAGATGATTGTTCTCATCTAACGAAGCGGCATAACGCACATCACGTACGTGAACGTCGCCGGTTTTCTTGTTTTTTACCTTTCTTTTTTCCACCCCAAATTGTGTAAATGTCATTGACGTATAATCCTTGTGTTTCTTGATTTTCGGATAGCGTGCACGCCCTTCGAAAAAGTTCTTATACGCTTTTTCCAGACGGAAGAGTACCTCCTGCAAAGGTTGCGACGGTATTGGTTTAAGAAGTTCGAATCTTTGTTTATCCTTTGTTTGCTGTTTTTGCAATGCATGTCGGGACAGTCCGGTCTTATTCTTTTGGTAAAAACGCTGTTTATCCAAAAGAGCGGAATTGTACTGTTGACGACAGATAGACAGCCAACGATCCATCGTTTGCCTCTGTTCTTCGTTTGGAAACATCTCGTATTTATAATTCATGCGCATCAGCATTTGTTTTCACCTCCCGAACGTTTGATTTGCTTCTATTATACCAAACATATGTTTTTTATCAAGATGTTTTTCTATTTTTCTAATAAAAAAACCGATTCATCCCCCACTAAATCAAAGATTTTGAAGGGGACTTCTCGGCAAGGCGATTAAGACTAGAAAGAATTGAACCTCTACTGAGTTATGTTCTCGAACTGATTTTCACTATCTCTATCTTGCACTCGTTTCCACGCGTCGGATATTGAACATAACGTCAACATCGACGTCAAGGTTTTGGAATTCTTCATGCCAGTTATCTTTCGTTCTAATCTCTCGGTTCCAGTAGCCGGGGTGCTTGGCGCGGATGTATTCCCCAAACCCGAAAATATCCGATTGTTCCTTTTGCATTGTCTGAATTAAATGTTCAACATGATCCGTAGCTATTTTGCCCCCTTCTTCTTCTATTTTCTCAATGAGTTGTGAATCGTTCAGATTGATGTCTGGATCCCCTTCAATGACCGTCTCTTCATATCGAATTTTAACCCTGGCATAAGGTTTTCCTTCTTTTATTTCTGTCTTGATTTTACCTTGACGTAAAAGTGTTTCCCTTGTGATATGTTTATCTGTGCCCGGGATCGGAACAAAACCTTCATTTCCGCCTATCGGATAATCGGTTACAGCCATAAAATATCCAACTTGTAACGGCTCAATATGACCGATCATTCGGTCCGCTTTGAAATAGGCAAGGCCATCTAACCGAATTTGTTCCTCACCTACTGCTTGGAGGTAAGGAAGATAACCATCTTGGCCTTGGCTGGACACCATTCGCCAAAATAAACCCATGTAATTATCAGGAAACTTGCCTAAATCCACAAAACTTTCCACCATATTGACAAGGTACAATGTCGGCACTGCTTCCAATTTCGGAGAAAGATCCATATATTGAGCCGCTTCCTCCTGGGACACGACCATCCACGCGTTCCTCCGCACTTGCGGGTTTTGCCGCAGAGCTTCATTGAAGCGCTCTACCCCTTTTTTGGCAACGTCTTCATTGATGACAATGACACGCAGTTGCCCTAAAAATATATCCTCGGCCACTTCTTGCTGCAAATTGCTGATCGCTTCCTCCACTGTATGACCGGTCACACTCAGCACCCATACCGGATCTGATTGTTCTCCCCCTCCTTGCGGTGGACCCAAAAGCACTTCCCCCGGAACGGCGATTTGCACGGTCACGCGAATCATTTCCGTGTTTGGTGTATCTTCGAGATGGGCAATGTTATCTTCCTCTTCGTCACTGTTGTCTGCTTCGTCAATGGCGATCGCGAGCACATTGGCCCGGTTTTCAATATCCTGGCTATCCCAGCAACCTGTTAGGATTGAGGCCAGTACAAAAAAGAATGCCCCATACAGGCTCATCCGGTGTATTCCATTATTCATGAGCTGATCTCCATTTTAATATTTGATCATGACGGCATTGCTACAATTATGCATGAATATATCTGGACAGCATTTATTGTATGTGTTCGAAATGACAAATATTCAGAGGTGTACATAATGTTGATGAAAGCTAAAAATAAATAGGGTTAACTTCCAACTAGATGGCCTGATCATATTATAAGGTCAGCCAGTCCAGTCATTTCTGGTTGACCATTTTTCATGGGTTTTATGTTTGAGGGAGCCGGGGTAGAACGATCTGACCTGTGGAAAGTTGATCCCGTCCGTAATGCTGTCCACCCCTCCTTGTAGAAACATGTTTGATGCCATCACAAGTTCTAGCTAACTAACACTTAAAAAGGATGCCGCTGCGTTATGACACTAAATAGCATTAGGCCAGTAACTCTTATCCCTTCCGTTCCGGTATTTTCACACGGTATATTTGATAATGCTGTTTTAAGAAATTACGTTGTTCGCTTTCAAAAAGTTTGTTATGTTCCACGGTATTAACGTAAGCGTCATAAATCGAATAACCATATAGGGACGGTAAAAAAAGATACCATTGAGGATCCAAGACCTGGGTAGCTTCACTGATTTGCCCAAGGAATAAAAGATGAACGGCGACCAAAACTCTAGAAAAATAGACGAAAATAATGAACCAAGAGGTGATAAAAAATCCGTGTAGGATGCGATGAATGTATAATTGTCCTGAACCAGGCGTCAAAAGGGACCAAAGTGCCGCCATTAATGGACTTCTTTTGTCCATATAATCAATTTCCATAGGTGACATACTAAAAGACGAAAAAGGAGCGTTTTCTTTTTCAGCCAATAAGAACTGTTTGTTCAGGTCAACGGTCGTTCGGTAACTATCCCAAATCGTAAAAATATAAACGGGAATATACAGAAGCAGCCATCTTGGTTCAAGGACATTTTTTGCCATTTCTATTTGGCCTGTAAATGAATAAACCATGGCAAGGTTGAGATTGGACATGACATTCACAAGAATTTCCCACAGGAATAATATAAACCCTCTTAGACTCTTATTCAATAGAAAATGTCCAAACCCCGGAAGGGCAGCACTCCACCATGCGACAATGTACGGACTACGTAAATGCATCTGGGTGGTGCCAAAAATACTCACATGGGCTTTGGTGCGACGTGCTTGATTCGTTTGTGAGAAATTCTGCATGTATAGACGTCATCCTTTATACTACCTATGCTGTTTATCGCTTACTTTTCTTACAAACACTACGAAACTTTTCGTCATTAAAGAC
It includes:
- a CDS encoding RNA-guided endonuclease InsQ/TnpB family protein; the protein is MRMNYKYEMFPNEEQRQTMDRWLSICRQQYNSALLDKQRFYQKNKTGLSRHALQKQQTKDKQRFELLKPIPSQPLQEVLFRLEKAYKNFFEGRARYPKIKKHKDYTSMTFTQFGVEKRKVKNKKTGDVHVRDVRYAASLDENNHLLISKLGSVYVNFHRPIEGKVKQVSIKRQGHRWFAIFSVERHVNETVDFPVQSTGVDVGIHKFAVLSDGTNVENPRFLLKAEKKLKRAQKKLSRMTQGSNNWKKQRQNVQQLHIKIANQRRDFLHKRSYHLSKMYKVVFVEDLKIQNMVKNRHLAKSIHDAGWGAFCRKLEYKCNNNGGTLVKIKAHYTSQDCSSCGKRVKKALSVRTHVCKSCGTVLDRDHNAAINIEKVGRDLLGLCPTV
- a CDS encoding Ger(x)C family spore germination protein: MNNGIHRMSLYGAFFFVLASILTGCWDSQDIENRANVLAIAIDEADNSDEEEDNIAHLEDTPNTEMIRVTVQIAVPGEVLLGPPQGGGEQSDPVWVLSVTGHTVEEAISNLQQEVAEDIFLGQLRVIVINEDVAKKGVERFNEALRQNPQVRRNAWMVVSQEEAAQYMDLSPKLEAVPTLYLVNMVESFVDLGKFPDNYMGLFWRMVSSQGQDGYLPYLQAVGEEQIRLDGLAYFKADRMIGHIEPLQVGYFMAVTDYPIGGNEGFVPIPGTDKHITRETLLRQGKIKTEIKEGKPYARVKIRYEETVIEGDPDINLNDSQLIEKIEEEGGKIATDHVEHLIQTMQKEQSDIFGFGEYIRAKHPGYWNREIRTKDNWHEEFQNLDVDVDVMFNIRRVETSAR